A genome region from Diorhabda carinulata isolate Delta chromosome 2, icDioCari1.1, whole genome shotgun sequence includes the following:
- the LOC130903817 gene encoding uncharacterized protein LOC130903817: protein MIKVARRSETILQEWEENFLVSAVIQNIRKIDNNPPKAANKTLLDVLDVRTPPKIKLQQDKKKYEQSHPGVAIPIDEDSIDLNDPVTKKFNFYKLDRPTTDSTISTWILLSGQSASTTKYSTPSTTNRPSDIIVPIYSRTKKPVEVKAPSIINERVKFTEINNIPSKKKLTYTTTTEATNSKSSTSKTTIIKDKNKNISSTTESLSSRPPATINKTINHKKKITVLPTSSTEYLKKNTEDSTVVPILNNNNITNVNNTIVTNSSTITLESKDGSIVLNNDKKKKASNKKKKNKRRKRPANKANTNIETVNKIKKKTDAISSQIYSYLSREIVPTLGVGLVGLMVTAGLAGYFLYPFGAARRNINVDRNDKENYYYKDEYSGGILEEDAIGQVIAGMPTNSLYPSKSSSTKNPYMNKIYRSNHQSSIQHSKSSENVAALFERNDNKNNIEINENKHTNKMDNTRFVVGSVQKEVIEEVTPAAVPEHGPRSFRSGIDFKNILGIMN, encoded by the exons ATGATTAAGGTGGCACGAAGATCAGAAACAATACTACAAGAATGGGAGGAGAATTTTCTAGT ATCTGCCGTGATTCAAAACATCCGAAAAATAGATAACAATCCTCCGAAAGCTGCAAATAAAACTTTGTTGGACGTACTAGATGTGCGAACTCCACCGAAAATAAAGCTCCAAcaagataaaaagaaatatgaacAATCACATCCCGGCGTAGCGATTCCCATAGATGAAGATTCGATAGATTTGAATGATCCAGTAACcaaaaagttcaatttttataaactagATAGACCAACAACGGATTCAACTATCTCAACATGGATCTTGCTGAGTGGTCAATCAGcttcaacaacaaaatattcaacTCCCAGTACCACAAATCGTCCATCTGATATAATTGTTCCTATTTACAGTCGAACTAAAAAGCCAGTCGAAGTGAAAGCACCAAGTATCATCAACGAGAGAGTTAAATTcacagaaataaataatataccaTCGAAAAAGAAACTTACATATACAACAACAACTGAAGCTACGAATTCTAAAAGCTCAACTAGTAAAACAACGATAATCAaggataaaaacaaaaatattagcTCCACAACAGAATCTCTTAGTTCACGACCTCCAGCGACgattaataaaactattaacCATAAGAAGAAGATAACTGTATTACCTACATCCTCAActgaatatttgaagaaaaatacaGAAGATTCCACGGTTGTTCCaatattaaacaacaataaCATAACAAACGTTAATAACACGATAGTGACGAATTCAAGTACGATAACCTTAGAATCCAAAGATGGTTCGATAGTACTAAATAACGATAAGAAGAAAAAAGCGTccaataagaagaagaaaaataagagACGCAAGAGACCAGCTAATAAAGCAAATACTAATATTGAAACTGttaacaaaattaagaaaaaaacagaTGCTATAAGTTCGCAGATATACAGCTACTTATCGAGAGAAATAGTACCAACTCTAGGCGTCGGACTGGTTGGATTGATGGTAACAGCTGGATTAGCTGGTTATTTCTTATATCCGTTCGGGGCTGCCAGAAGAAATATCAACGTCGACAgaaatgataaagaaaattattactaCAAAGATGAATATTCGGGAGGTATACTAGAAGAAGACGCTATAGGTCAAGTTATAGCAGGTATGCCTACTAATTCTTTATATCCTTCAAAATCCTCATCAACTAAGAATCcgtatatgaataaaatatatagatCCAATCATCAATCATCAATACAACATTCTAAGTCATCTGAAAATGTCGCGGCTTTATTCGAAAGAAACGATAACaagaataatatagaaataaacgaaaataaacaTACCAATAAAATGGATAACACAAGATTTGTCGTTGGTAGTGTACAAAAAGAGGTAATTGAAGAAGTGACACCTGCGGCAGTGCCAGAACACGGACCGAGAAGTTTCAGATCCggaatagatttcaaaaatatcttagGCATTATGAACTGa